A genomic segment from Lutibacter sp. A80 encodes:
- a CDS encoding dihydroorotase, with translation MSLTLIKNAQIVNEGTILEGDVLLDGEYIVDIDTSISLKSSDTIVIDAEGKYLIPGAIDDQVHFREPGLTQKATIATESKAAVAGGITSFIEMPNTVPQATTQKLLEDKFEIASKSSYANYSFMFGGTNNNLEELLKTDPKNVAGIKLFLGSSTGDMLVDNQEVLEKIFSSTKMLIAVHCEDEATIKSNLETYLKEYGDDIPIEMHPKIRSEEACYLSSSKAIELAKKTGARLHVFHLSTAKETALFSNKIPLEKKQITAEVCVHHLTFDDSHYKTKGTLIKWNPAVKTEKDKEGLWKALLDDRIDVIATDHAPHTLEEKQQVYTKAPSGGPLVQHALPAMLKACRQGKISIEKVVEKMCHNPAKIFKIEKRGFIKKGYYADLVLVDIASPWTVKKDNILYKCGWSPFEGTTFYSKITHTFVNGNLMYNNGKFNDTIKGKRLLFNRTNE, from the coding sequence ATGAGTTTAACACTTATAAAAAATGCGCAAATTGTTAACGAAGGTACAATACTAGAAGGTGATGTATTACTAGATGGTGAGTATATTGTAGATATTGATACCTCAATTAGTTTAAAATCTTCTGACACAATAGTAATTGATGCCGAAGGTAAATATTTAATTCCTGGAGCAATAGATGATCAAGTTCACTTTAGAGAACCAGGATTAACACAAAAAGCAACTATAGCAACCGAAAGTAAAGCAGCTGTAGCAGGTGGTATTACTTCGTTTATTGAAATGCCAAATACGGTGCCGCAAGCTACCACTCAAAAATTACTAGAAGATAAATTTGAAATTGCATCAAAGTCATCATATGCAAATTATTCTTTTATGTTTGGAGGTACAAATAATAATTTGGAAGAATTATTAAAAACCGATCCTAAAAATGTTGCCGGAATTAAACTTTTTTTAGGTTCATCTACAGGAGATATGTTGGTGGATAATCAAGAAGTTTTAGAAAAAATATTTTCTTCAACAAAAATGTTAATTGCTGTACATTGTGAAGATGAAGCTACTATAAAAAGCAATTTAGAAACGTATTTAAAAGAATATGGAGATGATATTCCAATAGAGATGCATCCTAAAATTAGAAGTGAAGAAGCTTGTTATTTATCGTCTTCAAAAGCAATTGAACTTGCAAAGAAAACCGGAGCACGTTTACATGTTTTTCATTTATCAACAGCTAAAGAAACAGCATTGTTTTCTAATAAAATACCTTTAGAAAAAAAACAAATTACAGCTGAAGTTTGTGTACATCATTTAACTTTTGACGATAGCCATTACAAAACTAAAGGAACATTAATAAAATGGAATCCAGCAGTAAAAACTGAAAAAGATAAAGAGGGTTTATGGAAAGCCTTGTTAGATGATAGAATTGATGTTATTGCTACAGATCACGCACCGCATACTTTAGAAGAAAAACAACAAGTATATACCAAAGCACCAAGTGGTGGCCCATTAGTGCAACATGCTTTACCAGCAATGTTAAAAGCATGTAGACAAGGAAAAATTTCTATTGAAAAGGTTGTTGAAAAAATGTGCCATAATCCTGCAAAAATTTTTAAAATTGAAAAAAGAGGATTTATTAAAAAAGGATATTATGCTGATTTGGTATTAGTAGATATTGCATCTCCTTGGACAGTTAAAAAAGATAATATTTTATACAAATGTGGATGGTCGCCTTTTGAAGGAACAACGTTTTATTCTAAAATTACACATACTTTTGTAAATGGAAATCTAATGTACAATAATGGAAAGTTTAACGATACAATAAAAGGGAAGCGATTATTGTTTAATAGAACAAATGAATAA
- a CDS encoding polyprenol monophosphomannose synthase encodes MANTLVIIPTFNEKENIEAIILAVFQQEKQFDILIVDDSSPDGTGAIVKNLQKEFKNLFLEVRTEKQGLGTAYIHGFKWALDRGYDYIIEMDADFSHNPKDLVRLYNACANEGADFAIGSRYLNNKINVVNWDIKRLVLSYFASKYVKIITQIPIYDTTAGFVCYKRNVLESLQLDKIKFVGYAFQIEMKFKAWKRKFKHKEVSVIFTDRKKGTSKMSGSIISEAVFGVIRMKIAGVKK; translated from the coding sequence ATGGCCAATACACTGGTAATAATACCAACTTTTAACGAAAAAGAAAATATTGAAGCAATAATTCTCGCTGTTTTTCAGCAAGAAAAACAATTTGATATTTTAATTGTTGACGATAGTTCACCAGATGGAACAGGAGCTATTGTTAAAAATTTACAGAAAGAGTTTAAAAATTTATTTCTAGAAGTAAGAACAGAAAAACAAGGTTTAGGTACCGCTTATATACATGGTTTTAAATGGGCTTTAGATAGAGGTTACGATTATATTATTGAAATGGATGCAGATTTTTCTCATAATCCAAAAGATTTAGTAAGACTGTACAATGCTTGTGCTAATGAGGGTGCAGATTTTGCAATAGGCTCTAGATATTTAAATAATAAAATTAATGTTGTAAATTGGGATATAAAACGACTCGTTTTATCGTATTTTGCTTCAAAATACGTTAAAATTATTACACAAATACCTATTTATGATACCACAGCAGGTTTTGTTTGTTATAAACGAAATGTTTTAGAAAGTTTACAATTAGATAAAATAAAATTTGTAGGATATGCGTTTCAAATTGAAATGAAATTTAAAGCTTGGAAAAGAAAATTTAAGCATAAAGAAGTTTCAGTTATATTTACAGATAGAAAAAAAGGAACATCGAAAATGAGCGGATCTATTATTTCCGAAGCTGTTTTTGGTGTTATTAGAATGAAAATTGCAGGAGTTAAAAAATAA
- a CDS encoding DUF4271 domain-containing protein, giving the protein MIEAENIISQNNDWITIIFLIIFILLAIQKSLFGSKLFYTSIFFFKKNKLASNFNKEKNIFFNLYQILFFIIQLLSISLFLYFLTDILNIETSDNEIILYLNILFGVGFYFLARFLIGIFLALIFNLEKLHKKIFYEKTNILNGLILWILPFLILSSYSTYFQPVFLKITLVIFMFLIIIRYLNLIINNKNETFNHLFYFILYLCVLEIAPLIIIIKLTI; this is encoded by the coding sequence ATGATTGAAGCAGAAAATATAATAAGTCAAAATAATGATTGGATTACAATTATTTTTTTAATAATATTTATACTATTAGCTATTCAAAAAAGTTTATTTGGTAGTAAACTATTTTATACCAGCATCTTTTTTTTTAAAAAAAATAAGTTAGCTAGCAATTTCAATAAAGAAAAAAACATCTTTTTTAATCTTTACCAAATACTTTTTTTTATAATTCAACTTTTAAGTATTTCGTTGTTTTTATACTTTTTAACCGATATTTTAAACATTGAAACCTCTGATAATGAAATAATTCTATATTTAAATATATTATTTGGCGTAGGTTTTTATTTCTTAGCACGCTTTTTAATTGGTATTTTTTTAGCCTTAATATTTAATTTAGAAAAACTACATAAAAAAATATTTTATGAGAAAACAAACATTCTTAATGGGTTGATTTTGTGGATTTTACCATTTTTAATTCTGAGTTCGTATTCCACATACTTTCAACCTGTTTTCTTAAAAATTACATTGGTAATTTTTATGTTTTTAATAATAATTAGATACCTTAATCTAATAATAAATAATAAAAATGAGACATTTAATCACTTGTTTTATTTTATTTTGTACCTTTGCGTCCTTGAAATAGCACCCTTAATAATTATAATAAAGTTAACTATTTAA